A single genomic interval of Spinacia oleracea cultivar Varoflay chromosome 6, BTI_SOV_V1, whole genome shotgun sequence harbors:
- the LOC110793645 gene encoding F-box/kelch-repeat protein At3g06240-like isoform X1, which translates to MDDIDENDSMFEAEILPRLRLNTLQSCKLVSKTWLDHIKSPYFFYYHLEKSIQNHHLNLIFFGHNNTNSVETFDAENLVPSVKTYDCFDLPSVTGTFRIVGSCNGLLCFKSTDIRDECGNLSYNFVLYNPVTRVEKSFRVLPVFNLENKSCNLGFGFTCDNKNMDYKLVFITGQEIHVYSLKTLSWKRIGDYPCKDWLWKTPEEHEARGVPTDNAIHWLSGKQLGEKSIFSIDLNNGGQQFETPLNDTRTPKLVTLGGRLHLIFTRYTYGVDENPVYTFGIDIWVMRKYGCFDDSCVRLFKVRIDDLKDFATPVSIREGGRKVLLQLVHFRESKKKHSYVWYDLVTKECDCKVHEVSAYGVMEPCLETLVDPRFYRSE; encoded by the exons ATGGATGACATTGACGAGAATGATTCAATGTTTGAAGCCGAGATCCTCCCTCGACTCCGCCTCAACACTCTCCAAAGCTGCAAACTGGTTTCAAAGACCTGGCTCGACCACATCAAATCCCCGTATTTCTTCTATTATCATCTAGAGAAATCCATTCAAAACCACCACTTAAATCTAATCTTCTTCGGCCATAATAATACCAATTCCGTCGAAACCTTCGACGCTGAAAACCTCGTACCCTCCGTAAAAACATACGATTGCTTTGATTTACCCTCCGTAACCGGAACCTTTAGAATTGTAGGGTCGTGTAATGGATTGCTTTGTTTCAAATCTACTGATATTCGAGACGAGTGTGGAAACTTATCATACAATTTTGTTCTCTACAATCCCGTAACTCGGGTTGAAAAGAGTTTCCGTGTTTTGCCCGTGTTTAATCTCGAAAACAAGTCATGCAatctaggatttggatttacttGTGATAACAAGAACATGGACTACAAACTTGTGTTCATTACAGGACAAGAAATCCATGTTTATAGCTTGAAAACCTTATCATGGAAGAGGATTGGAGATTACCCTTGTAAGGATTGGTTGTGGAAAACACCCGAGGAACACGAAGCGCGCGGTGTTCCGACGGACAACGCCATACATTGGTTGTCCGGTAAACAACTTGGTGAAAAAAGTATCTTTAGCATCGATCTCAACAATGGCGGCCAGCAATTCGAAACACCTCTCAATGATACTCGCACACCTAAGCTTGTGACTTTGGGAGGACGTCTGCATTTGATATTCACAAG GTACACGTATGGTGTTGATGAAAATCCTGTGTATACGTTCGGCATTGATATATGGGTTATGAGAAAGTATGGTTGTTTTGATGATTCTTGTGTTCGATTGTTTAAGGTCCGAATCGACGATCTTAAAGATTTCGCAACACCGGTTTCTATCAGGGAAGGAGGTCGGAAAGTCTTGCTTCAGCTGGTGCACTTTCGGGAGTCGAAGAAGAAACATAGTTATGTTTGGTATGATTTAGTCACCAAGGAATGCGACTGTAAGGTTCATGAGGTTTCAGCCTATGGAGTAATGGAACCATGTTTGGAGACTTTAGTCGATCCACGATTCTACAGAAGCGAGTGA
- the LOC110793645 gene encoding F-box/kelch-repeat protein At3g06240-like isoform X2 has product MDDIDENDSMFEAEILPRLRLNTLQSCKLVSKTWLDHIKSPYFFYYHLEKSIQNHHLNLIFFGHNNTNSVETFDAENLVPSVKTYDCFDLPSVTGTFRIVGSCNGLLCFKSTDIRDECGNLSYNFVLYNPVTRVEKSFRVLPVFNLENKSCNLGFGFTCDNKNMDYKLVFITGQEIHVYSLKTLSWKRIGDYPCKDWLWKTPEEHEARGVPTDNAIHWLSGKQLGEKSIFSIDLNNGGQQFETPLNDTRTPKLVTLGGRLHLIFTRSESTILKISQHRFLSGKEVGKSCFSWCTFGSRRRNIVMFGMI; this is encoded by the exons ATGGATGACATTGACGAGAATGATTCAATGTTTGAAGCCGAGATCCTCCCTCGACTCCGCCTCAACACTCTCCAAAGCTGCAAACTGGTTTCAAAGACCTGGCTCGACCACATCAAATCCCCGTATTTCTTCTATTATCATCTAGAGAAATCCATTCAAAACCACCACTTAAATCTAATCTTCTTCGGCCATAATAATACCAATTCCGTCGAAACCTTCGACGCTGAAAACCTCGTACCCTCCGTAAAAACATACGATTGCTTTGATTTACCCTCCGTAACCGGAACCTTTAGAATTGTAGGGTCGTGTAATGGATTGCTTTGTTTCAAATCTACTGATATTCGAGACGAGTGTGGAAACTTATCATACAATTTTGTTCTCTACAATCCCGTAACTCGGGTTGAAAAGAGTTTCCGTGTTTTGCCCGTGTTTAATCTCGAAAACAAGTCATGCAatctaggatttggatttacttGTGATAACAAGAACATGGACTACAAACTTGTGTTCATTACAGGACAAGAAATCCATGTTTATAGCTTGAAAACCTTATCATGGAAGAGGATTGGAGATTACCCTTGTAAGGATTGGTTGTGGAAAACACCCGAGGAACACGAAGCGCGCGGTGTTCCGACGGACAACGCCATACATTGGTTGTCCGGTAAACAACTTGGTGAAAAAAGTATCTTTAGCATCGATCTCAACAATGGCGGCCAGCAATTCGAAACACCTCTCAATGATACTCGCACACCTAAGCTTGTGACTTTGGGAGGACGTCTGCATTTGATATTCACAAG GTCCGAATCGACGATCTTAAAGATTTCGCAACACCGGTTTCTATCAGGGAAGGAGGTCGGAAAGTCTTGCTTCAGCTGGTGCACTTTCGGGAGTCGAAGAAGAAACATAGTTATGTTTGGTATGATTTAG